The genomic DNA AGTCAGTGAGACATGTTGGATTAATCTGTGCGGCGTCTCGTCAGTTTTGCAGGAGCGAGATTAGCTCTGATTACGATGAATTAAAAAGATGAAGGAAGGGAGAAACTAATCCTTTGCACACCACAGAAACTTTGGTGTCTGCAGTAACACTGCAGTGAGCTAGTggggagaaaacagaagtttataTGGAGGCAGGAATGTGTAGCAATAGTTGCTTAAAATTTATCAGCCTCTGCATGGTGCCGCCTTAACCCCAGCTGTGTGATGGCAATTACTGCAGCACTTAGTAGAAATTATTTCGGGTTTGCTTTGTGGCTTTACATAAACTTCTGAATGTGTTTCCAAGTCTTCACAAGTTAATCTCGACAGGACAGTTACCATCTTCTGGGAGGATGAATCACTCGAGGCTTGTTTGCCTTCACTGTAGGTTGTGCTACTGACGTTGCCTGGAGCCCGAGCGGAGTGTGGGGAGAGAGAATACTTCCATGAAGGTTTCTGCTGTGAATTTTGTGAAGCAGGTAAGACTTTGAGCAATTACAGCTGATAGCTATTGTTTCTTACATTGCATCCTGTGGAAGTGCAAGCCTGGTTGGAGCTATGATGACTTCTTGGTACTGTAAAAGCTGGGCTCCATTTTGAAGTGAGAACTCCTTAATGCTACAGCGGATGATTGGGAGAGGTGCTTTGACATCCAGCCAGGAAGCCTCTGCTTGTGGTTGAAGGATAAAGTTCTTGAAGTTAAGTGATTTAGTTAACGCCAAGAACTAGCCTAGGAGAATTCTGCTATTTCTCTAGGCAAAGCTTCAGTATGGTTTTGCTCTCCCTTCCTTGCTCAATGTGTGCAGAGTTAACAGGTTTTGCACCAAGAAACCTCTTGGAAGTGTCAGAAGCTTACTGGTGCGTTTAGGTGGGGttcaaacaaaggaaaaaaaatttcttgaaaGCAATTCTCCCTAGGCTTGCCCCATTTATTTTGCAATGTGGCCATCCAGATGGctccctgcctgagctgctgcaggggctcaTCCTAGCTTCAGCAAATGTGTTTATGTTGGCAAACAATCTCCGTCGTCTTTACACCTCTCCCTGTCTGGGCAGCAATTCTGCCTCCTGACTCTCTTGTATCGCTCAGTTCATGTGGCATGCAATTGATTTGCAAGGAAGGGTTGAACTCTCCCCAGAAATTTGTGTTCTAATATCCTGGTTTAGCCTCTTGTCTGTCAAGATTCCCTGAGattgctgctactgctgctggtTGTCTTCTTCCACAGGTACTTTTGTTGCTGATCACTGCAATACCTCACATTCGAGAGGAAAATGTGACCCttgcaaagaaggaaaaggttttacTGCCCACGCAAATGGCTTGGAGGAATGCTTGCCTTGCAGACAGTGCAAAGAGGGTACCAACTTTATGAAACCTTaaccatttttcctttttttttaatgtggaaaaacCTGGTCTTCATTGAGCATAttgaaattaaaagtaaattgcCTTTATGGCCTGAGTATAATCTGTGCACTTGCtaacttaattttatttttaggtcaGGTAACTCTGAGACCCTGTACTCGGACACAAGATGCTGAATGCCAGTGCAAACCAGGGTATTCCCGTCCTCATAAGGACCATGAAATATGTCAGAGAAACAGTCAAATGTAAGTTTGAGAATAAGTCACCATTTTCCTTCTAGGGAATGTTAGACCTGTGGCCCCATCTGTGCCAATAGTTCACAGGTGTTGTCAGGCTGTGAATAATTGCCCTGAAGTCAACTATTCATGCATTTAAATTTTAGATGTCAAAACCTGTGATGTTGAGACCTAGAAAGACGTGGATTGGGGTATCACTGCACTTGTTGCTTATGGCTGTAAActtgcatttttcatgtttttaggTTGTTCCCCAGAAACACACTTGAATGAACATTCTAGCACCCAGCACAAAATTTTAGGATGTAGAACCACCTGTCAGAGAAACTAACTGTGCATGAATAATGCTTAttctctgtgggtttttcttttccccctccactTAGAAGTTAACATACATGAATTTtatctgctttgcttttattttatcttgTCTTATCTTGGATTGTTTAAAGGTGCACTTCTCTCAAAGTTTATGCATGTTCTGTTTATGGTTCTAAGCTCTGCCTGAAAAAGAATCAGGTCTGGACAAAGCTAAGTATTGCTCTGGAAATGTTGATACAACCTTGTGTTACCATCCACTTCAGGCATCCGGACGGGAAAGAAATCGCTCCGAATTCCACTGCTACTACAGACCCAGCCTTACCCAGTCAAGGTCTGCTACACAAATCTCACTCAGCTTGGTTTGTAAAAGTGGTTTCAACTACTGTGACATATTTAACCACAGCTTCATTGTGGTCTGAGTTACTTGCTAAGGTTACTTGCTTGTTGAAGGGCCAAACCCTTGAGGTTTCACTTGGTGTGAAAAGCTACATGTGTTGCCAGGGTTCTTAAAGTTGCAAGGCTGTCACAGTTGAAAGTTATGGATAGTGCAAAGATATTTACTGTGCCTGGAGTAGCTTCCTCTTCTGCCAGGAACTCACGCTGTCCATGCTACAGCACCTGAAGTTTGGTATCATCTTTTGCATACTTGTTTCCCCTGAAGTGTCTCTCCAGAAAACTTGTAGATGTTGTattgcagctccctgcagaatttcctgctgcctttgggatCATCATGTGCAGTGCCAACAAGTACTCACATGCTCAGGGGACCTCAGAGTCCCAATGCCTTTTCCAGGACAAACTATCTGGATGGTTGTATTAGTTTCAGGCTTAGGTTTTACTCTAGGACAGCAAGGAATACCTTTTGGGGGGACTGTTTCAGTActaattttactattttttttcttgttttgcaggGAAGGAAGCTTTTGATTGGGTTATTCCACTGATTGTGGTGATGACGGTGGCAGTGTTAATTTGTTTGTGTTTCCTAATTGTTAAAAAGCTGAAGCGTAATAGAGGTAACTGCCAGATTATTACCTGTGAAATTTGCTTTCCAGAGTTAGGCCAAGCATGCACTAGGGCTATCCCTGGTTCTTGTGTTGCCTTACAAGGGATTTGGTTTAAGCTCTAGTTCATTTAGCATGTGATTGAAATTAGCAAGTCCTGTAAAATGAAGAGTAGTTTGTTTGGTAAATAAAATGCATAGTCCTTAGCTATGAGCTTTCTTACCTTGCTGATAAGAATGCCTCTGCTTCAAAGCAAGATTATCACAAGATCCTTATAAAGGAGTTCTCCAATACACTTGCCTTGTATtggcaaagaggaaaaacctgTGTGTGGGTTCAGATGCATAGGGCAAAAAGAAGCAACTAATTAGATCATTAATTACTTTCAATGTGTTTGGctatggagattttttttttctacaaattgGTACCCTTTAGTGATTTGAACCTCTTAATCTGAATGTAAAGTTAATAAGTCCTgtgtgaatttcttttttagcGGAAACTGAGCTGTTTACCTTGGAAACTTTTATTTCCACTATTGTGtattaaagtatttttgctACAAGTGTGgttaaaataatactaaaaactaatttggattttaaatgcTAAGTTTGTTGAAATCATGTCTTACTGATTGTATTGCAGTAAAGacaatttctgccttttctccgGTATTGCAATAGTGTACAAAAATGCTGAGAAACTAAAGCTGGAGTAGAGAAGGTTGCAAGAGTGGCTTAAAAGCCAAACTAAGCAAGATTCTTCTCTGTATTTAGGCACAGTGCTTGTGCTGTTGGTGGAAGCTAAGAGTAGTGCTGTGGTGAAATGTATGACAAGTCAAAGAAACGAAATGGCTCTTAAAAGCTTTGGCTCTGTTAGAAAAGGTTCTATCGCATCTAAGTCTTGTGTGAATTCAGCTATGTTTAAGTTGCTGCAATTCCTATAAGTTTCTTAGAcacttattttgtttttcagctgcctCAACTGATGAAGAGGGAGGTTGGGTGAGTATGTGATGGATCAAGTGTTTCATCTCAGTCCAATTGTTCACAGCAGAATTGTACCTGATACGTAACCCTCAACATTTGTCTCATTGTAGATCTCTGGTAGGATGTGTCGCTGTGATGCAACAAGCTGTGATTCATACAAGGTCAGATTTTAATTAGCAAGTGTCTGATGCATTCAATTGCTGTATGTGTCTGCTGCAGTTGGCCTTGTC from Sylvia atricapilla isolate bSylAtr1 chromosome 6, bSylAtr1.pri, whole genome shotgun sequence includes the following:
- the LOC136362421 gene encoding tumor necrosis factor receptor superfamily member 26-like, with the protein product MGRVVGLLLVVLLTLPGARAECGEREYFHEGFCCEFCEAGTFVADHCNTSHSRGKCDPCKEGKGFTAHANGLEECLPCRQCKEGQVTLRPCTRTQDAECQCKPGYSRPHKDHEICQRNSQMHPDGKEIAPNSTATTDPALPSQGKEAFDWVIPLIVVMTVAVLICLCFLIVKKLKRNRAASTDEEGGWISGRMCRCDATSCDSYKVHKSLNYVKHPGVFVELCLPSHPGQICSTSSVYKS